tcaccacccaccgccaactcttgggctactctttaccaacgaatagtgggattgaccgtcacattatacaccccacggctgggaggggaggaatgtttagcgcgacgcgggcaacCCGCGACTCTTCattaagtcgcacgccttacgcgctcggccatgccgggccatacttCAAAAGAAAACCAAACACAATATTCGAACAATATCTCTTTATGTCGCTCATAATACTGATAACAATATCGAGTGAGAAACAGTAACAAATGTGCCCTTCAATACTTTTCTCAAGAGGTTCggcataatctgagggtcgcgggttcgaatccccatcgcaccaaacttgctcgccctttcagccatggaggcgttataatgtgacggtcaatcccgctattcattcgtaaaagagtagcccaagagttggcggtgggtggtgatgactcgctgccttccctctagtcttacactgctaaattagggacggctagcgcagatagctatcgtgtagcttgtgtgaaaaaaacaaacaatcaaactgcctCATGATTTTCTATCTCTTAGTAAAGCTTCTTGTAGGACATTCATTCACAGAGTAGGTCACGGGAGTACATCTCATGTGATCAtagatttacatatttttctgataCATCCACAGTAAATGTACAAccgtaataataaaattaaaatttgccaTCTCACAGTGTCTATACGTTCGTAACATAATCAGAGAAGATCTCTGTCTGGATAACTGACATAGTCTTTCAAATTTACACAAGTTCCTTGCGCTACACAATCGTTCAActaatgaaaacaggtaaaaATAGTCGTCATAATAAAGTTCAGTATTCATGTATATACCTTAAGCATACATACCAGTCCAGTAGCCCGATCTGTACCAATAGATTTCTGTTCAATCAGGTTGAGTGAAAGTGGCTTTGGCAAACTGCCATTGTAATACGCCATCATGTATGGATTATGGAACCCCTGCTGGTAAGAGTTGTGCGTTTTGGACAAGACCAGCTTTTGACAGATAGAAGACGGTCATACGTAACGGCATGGAGTGTTACTATGAAGTTAAGGCTTGGTTTAGATATTAggttaagaatatattttaagctGGATTAACTTAAGTTTCATTATGGTTATTTTTGGTTAAGGTTAAGTTTAGCTTGCCTAAATTAGGTTATTGTTAACTTGAATTAAGCGTAAATAACGTAAGGTTAAAAAATAAGGTTTGGGTTTAGTtaaaaacagatgaaatacaaacataaattagCAAGCCCCACATCAAAGAAATAGTAGTAGTCCATAAACCTAAACATGCTACACAGTCTTGAGTAATACTTTAATACCCCCTAAACAGCGGGAATATTGTAGGTGGCAGCATTGATTGATGATGGACGCCTTTTTAGGGTTATAAGACAGCGGTTGTTATTGCTTTTAATGCAGAGCTAAACAATGGATGATACGTGCTTTGTGCAACGCAAAGAATCAAACTCTGgtatttaacgttgtaagttcgtcACCTCACAGCTGATCCACCAGGGAAAAATAGAATAGAAATCGTAAAACGACGTTCCTACAGATACGATGAAAACActaatttccaaaataaatatcCCTTACTCTGTTCAGAACTCGATCAATAAGTACTTCATCTACCGATCGTCTTTTCTAACTAAAAtctaattcttttaaaaaataatttgttttcgaaTATGAAACGATCTTGCAAGCAGCAAGTTTCAGAGTTAACTCGggacttttatttttctaattcaaatattttttttttatttaagtatttttatgttactcAACTGGCAATCAAAACcaataacattaacaaacaataactcgcagttttatgtttttataagtaaGCTAAATGTATGGTCGTTCTTTGTATATATCTTCTAGAACACGACACCAGTCATCTCTACCAAGTCATGATTCTATATCTAAACTTACAGGTGAGTTAATGTTATGACTTGTTACCCATTCATGATTCTATATCTAAACTTACAGGTGAGTTAATGATGTAACTTGTTACCCAGTCATGATTCTACATCTAAACCTACAAGGTAAATTACTGATTTACTCTGTATAACGAAATGAACAGATAAAGTCAGGATTCAGTAGTTAAGCCTCAAGGTGAATCGAACTCTGAGTTTACAAATAGTGAGATCTAACGCCATCTGTagtgtagaaacgtgttgtattctTAATATAAAGGATTTTTATCCACTTTAACAGGTGTCAGTCTTGATGTGAGGGATCTCAAAAGGTGAGGAACATCCGAGCTTCCAGCTCCTCCTCAGAATCATCTCAACAAGTGAGTGGCTGCACCGGACGTCTCACTTATCTGATATTACGAATAGTTAGATGATAAACACCATTCGATTAATAAGGCATTTactataaattatatgtaaatattcaaataaaaatttaaaagaaaaattcccAAATTCTGATAGAATGAAAGGGTAAATAAGGACACTTAATATACACTTCACAGACACATGATTCGGGCGTTGGCTAATGGTTAATGTATTAAATTGTGAACCCGATAATCCATGGTTGGAGTCCGTTGCCAGAAAAAAAATGTGTGCtttgctataagagtgacagtcagatccGAATACTTGATTAGAAGGATGAACAgtaatgataaacaaacaaaacaattctgaCAACAAAAGAATCGAAGAAAACTACATCTCACAGTTTGTTTACTCACGGTTTATACGAAAGTGGAATCCCTGTaaaatttttgttgaatttttacaTCTAATTTCGACTTATTAAGACATTATTATATCCGACGTAAATTCTCCACAATTGGAAAATATACGTATGAAAGTACACTTTCTTTATTACTGAGGACAAATGGAATTCCTATGGTATGCCCAACACGGGTACCTGAACCCAGTTTTTAGCCTTAAAACTTACAGATGTGCCACTAGAAACATTTCTCTTCTAATGGCAAAGTAGCCAAGtgaaaacttatttgttttcttCCAGACATTAGAAGATATTTCCCCAGTTTTGGGTTATCAGAATGTGATACGTCATGGATGACATCAATATCTAGGGTTCACTCTTCCACCGATTTTCCTGATGAGATAAATCATGGCTCAGAAGGAAAATACGAAAAACAGAAAGAGATTATAGTAGCTGTAAAGACAACTCGAAAATTCGTTCTTATATTCCAAAAAACACAATAGAAAATGAAAACCCAGAAACATCGAACGGAACTGACATCACGTGTGATCCAGAAGAGCCATCCAGTGAAAATGAAGATGCAATGATGACGTTGCTTCTTAATCTGTCACGTCCTGCCAGAGAATGCTGGGAAATTTATCAGAAGCTTCGACAAGAAGGCCTAAAAGTACCCTTCAAAACTTTGAACAGGTAAATATCTCAAGCGTTTTGTCGACATGTTTCAACCTTGTAAAGATAACCATACTTTGATGTTTATTTCAAGTGTTCTgatgttttaaagaaatgaaacattgaCGGTTTAACAGATTTTCGTCTTCGTGATCaacatgttaatttatttataggTAATGTATTGCTGTTGatgcttaaaaataataaataattgatgTTAAAATAGATGAATAAAGTTGTGTTACTAACCCTAATTGTAGTTTGTAAACGACTCATTTTACATTCACAGAAATAACTCTCTATCAATTTAATCTTGTTCAAACTATAACAGTTGTAGTTCATGTAGTTTGGCAGTATAAATATCGTCTGGCTAGATGAGGTCTGGTACTGGGTGCAAGTCGTCAAAATATATGACATATATATAGTGTGGTTGGCATATTTTAATACAGTCTTATTTCCTTTCACCAATACGTTCTTGGAAGAGCACAAACCAAACAGTAATTTTACAGCGTTATCAACAAAACGTGTTTTTCGAGTTTTATTTCTTACTAAGagcagtgtatttatttattcttatggCAAAGTTAGGCCATCTGCcaccgtttctaattttgaagtactGAACAGAAGGAAGTCAGCATTACTGTCAATCATGCTAAGAGATCGACTGTCATTCGTATAATTCACCCACACCTTAAATTACGAGCAATGGACACTATTAACAAAATAGATAAACATGTTTAACACTCAACTTTCCGTttcgttttataattttaaattttcttaataaaACCGAAActaaatatgcatatatgtatacGTTGTCAAATATTGATTGTTGTAACGCTATTGGACAAATGaagaaagtatgttatttttacGATATTTTAATTGGATTTCAGGGCTTTATTGACACCAACAGAGATGCGGGAATTAAACGAATTAAAAGAAGCTCAAACCACGTGACAAAACGACCTCGTTTTTGATTGGAATTTATTTCAAGAAAGAGGAGTGACGACTTTAAAGAACGAAAAGAACATAGAATATAAGTGTTGGTTTAATACATTGTTTgagtatattctataataagaAGTACTTATTTCTATCTTAtgtaacaataaaagtttaattaaaataaatcattgtaGTTCACAACAGACCACCAGgtgatttttcttataaaataatcacGACTATCAATGAAtttctatttatgtttttgttttctttattattttggtGTCCGAAAAATATGGAACCAAAGGTGGTTTGTAGCTTTTCGTAAGGAAGATACACgcgcgttgtaatgtgacggtcaatcccactgtgcgttggtaaaagagtaacccaagagttggcggtgggtagtgatgactagctgccttccttctagtcttacactgctaaattagggacggttagcgcagatagccctcgtgtatctttgcgcaaaaattgaaaataaacaaacaaacattaacgaAAGTGGTAATTAGGCGATTTTTTTTCTTACCTTCTGTATCTCAGACTTTTGTAATCGAAACTATCACGTATTTTCAATGGATGTTCTCTACTTATCCCTTATTTCGCATACCAAATTTCAgagcaatatattaataatacctGAGATATGACATTTCCAATTTTGActcccctttttttattttctacttccTCACACCAAAAGCtctgaaactttatttgatagaagaacgttatatggattttttttttcaaacgtgGTACACTGATATATTTTTTCACAACCTTTAGAAATCTCATTTGATACAAATAAAAGCCAcacgtgcaaagttattcaacaaaaatcgCTCAAATTTCACGGAAATGTTTGCGCATGCTTACGCAAAAATGTCACGTGAGCATCGGacttaaatttttgttattaattattcagtGCCAAATTTTTCGCACAT
This genomic window from Tachypleus tridentatus isolate NWPU-2018 chromosome 10, ASM421037v1, whole genome shotgun sequence contains:
- the LOC143227956 gene encoding uncharacterized protein LOC143227956 encodes the protein MILHLNLQGVSLDVRDLKRRKIRKTERDYSSCKDNSKIRSYIPKNTIENENPETSNGTDITCDPEEPSSENEDAMMTLLLNLSRPARECWEIYQKLRQEGLKVPFKTLNRALLTPTEMRELNELKEAQTT